The Comamonas sp. lk genome contains the following window.
AGCAGCTTTGACACCGTGCTGGGCCCCGTGGCCTGGAACAAGCAAGGTGACCTGAAGTCCTTCGACTTCCAGGTGTTCGAATGGCACAAGGATGGCAGCAAGTCTGTCGCCAACAAGTAATTCCACCTCCCATGACCGGGGGCGTGTGGCGCAAGCCATGTGCCTCCGGTTGTTTGCAATATGGCCCTAGGGCCTTTTCCTGTTTAAGGGTGGCATTGCATGTCTGATTTCATCCCCCAGCTGCTACAGCAGCTATTCAACGGGCTCTCACTCGGAGCCATTTACGCCCTGATCGCCATTGGCTACACCATGGTCTACGGCATCATCGGCATGATCAATTTCGCCCATGGCGACATCTACATGATCGGTGCCTATATCGGTCTGGTCACGCTGTCTGCCGTCGGCACGACCAGCGGCCTGCCAGTCTGGGCCATCATCGGCCTGATGCTGGTGGTCTCTGTCTTCGTCACCGGCGTCTACGGCCTGGTGGTGGAGCAGGTGGCCTACAAGCCGGTGCGCAAAAGCCCGCGCCTGGTGGCGCTGATCTCGGCCATCGGCATGTCCATCTTTTTGCAGAACTGGGTGGCCCTGGGCCAGGGCGCACGCGATATGGCCGTGCCCTCGCTGCTTCCGGGCGCTTTCAAATTTGGTAGTGAAGGCGGTTTCGAGGTCTATGTGCCTTACTCGCGCATTCTCATTATCGCGGTCACCGTGGTGCTGATGGTGCTGCTGACGCTGTACATCAAGCGCTCGCGCATGGGCCGCGCCTCGCGTGCCTGCGCGCAGGACATGCACATGGCCAATCTGCTGGGCATCGACACCAACAAGGTGATTTCCTTCACCTTCATCCTGGGTGCCATGTTGGCAGCCGTGGGTGGTGTGCTGATTGCGTTGGCCATTGGCAAGCTCAATCCCTTTATCGGCTTTCTGGCCGGCATCAAGGCCTTCACGGCAGCGGTGCTGGGCGGCATTGGCTCCATTCCCGGCGCCATGCTGGGTGGCGTGATCCTGGGGGTTACCGAGACTTTTGCCGCCGCCTACATCTCCTCGGAATACAAGGACATCGTGGCCTTTGGCCTGCTGGTGACCATCCTCATGTTCCGCCCCTCCGGCCTGCTGGGCAAACCTGAAGTGGAGAAGGTCTGATGAAATACAGCTTTTCTGCCAGTTTTCGTGATGCGCTGATCGCCACGCTGATGACGGCCATCGTCGTCATTCCCATCTTCAGCCTGCACCTGGAGCGCGCCGGCACGCGCACCGTCATCGCCCCCAGCTGGACCACCCTGATCTGGGCCTGCGCCGCAGTCTTTGTGGTGCAGATGCTCAAGCCGCTGCTGGCCGGCAAAATGCCCAAACTGACGCTGCCGGCCCTGCCCAAGGTTTCTTCGGGTGGACGCAATGTGCTGATTTTTGTGGCGCTGATGATGGCGGCCTCCTGGCCGTTTTTCGCCGGCCGCAATGCGGTGGACATTGCCACCCTGGCCATGATTTACGTCATGCTGGGCCTGGGCCTGAACGTGGTGGTGGGCTTTGCCGGCCTGCTCGATCTGGGCTTTGTGGGCTTTTATGCCGTGGGAGCCTATACCTATGCGCTGCTGTTTCACTGGGCCGGCTGGTCCTTCTGGCAGGCCTTGCCGCTGGCGGGCGCGGCCTCGGCCCTGTTCGGCTTTGTGCTGGGCTTTCCCGTGCTGCGCCTGCGTGGTGACTATCTGGCCATCGTGACGCTGGGCTTTGGCGAAATCATCCGCCTGCTGCTGACCAATATGACCAGCCTCACGGGCGGCCCGGACGGCATCTCCAGCATTCCCAAGCCCACGGTGTTCGGCCTGCCCATGACGCGCTCGCCCCTGACCGAAGACGGCACGACCTTTCACCAGTTCTTCGGCCTGGAGTTCAATTCCATGCACATGGTGATCTTCGTCTATCTGATGGCACTGATGCTGGCCATGGTGACGCTGTTCATCAGCAACCGCCTGATCCGCATGCCCATAGGCCGCGCCTGGGAAGCTTTGCGCGAAGATGAAATCGCCTGCCGCTCCCTGGGACTGAACCCCATGAAGATCAAGCTCTCGGCCTTCACGCTGGGCGCCATGTTCGCCGGTTTTGGCGGCGCTTTCTTTGCCGCACGCCAGGGCATTGTGAACCCCGAGTCCTTCACCTTCATCGAATCGGCCCTGATCCTGGCCATCGTGGTGCTGGGCGGCATGGGCTCGCAGCTGGGTGTGATCCTGGCGGCCATCATCCTGACCGTGCTGCCCGAAGTGGCCCGCGAATTCTCTGAATACCGCATGCTGATCTTCGGTCTGGTCATGATCTTGATGATGATCTGGCGCCCACAAGGCCTGCTGCCCATGAAGCGCCACCAGGTGGAGGTGAAGTCATGATGCATGCCAACATGAACGCTATCATTTCAATAACTACAACCGCAGGCAGGGCAAGCGAATGAGCGAGTATTTGCTAGAAGTCAAAGACCTGTGCATGCGCTTTGGCGGTCTGCTGGCCGTGGACAACGTGGCCTTCAATCTGCGTCCGCAGGAAGTGTTTGCCATCATCGGCCCCAATGGCGCAGGCAAGACCACGGTGTTCAACTGCATCAGCGGTTTCTACCAGCCCTCTGCCGGCTCGGTGGTGCTGGGCGGCAAGAGCATTGCCGGCCAGAGCAGCCACGAGGTGGCCAATCACGGCGTGGTGCGTACCTTCCAGAACGTACGACTGTTCAAGAGCATGACGGCACTGGAGAACCTGCTGGTCGCCCAGCACCGTCAGTCCCGCTCCAGCGTGCTGGGCGGCTTGTTCAATACGCCCGGCTATCGCCGCTCCGAAGAAGCCAAGATCGAGAACGCCCTGCAGTGGCTGGACGTGATGGGCCTGCGCGCCATGGCCAACCGCGAGGCCGGCAACCTGGCCTACGGTCACCAGCGCCGCCTGGAAATCGCCCGCTGTATGATCACCAAGCCCCGTGTGCTCATGCTCGACGAGCCCGCAGCCGGCCTGAACCCTCAGGAAAAGAAAGACCTGC
Protein-coding sequences here:
- the livH gene encoding high-affinity branched-chain amino acid ABC transporter permease LivH; the protein is MSDFIPQLLQQLFNGLSLGAIYALIAIGYTMVYGIIGMINFAHGDIYMIGAYIGLVTLSAVGTTSGLPVWAIIGLMLVVSVFVTGVYGLVVEQVAYKPVRKSPRLVALISAIGMSIFLQNWVALGQGARDMAVPSLLPGAFKFGSEGGFEVYVPYSRILIIAVTVVLMVLLTLYIKRSRMGRASRACAQDMHMANLLGIDTNKVISFTFILGAMLAAVGGVLIALAIGKLNPFIGFLAGIKAFTAAVLGGIGSIPGAMLGGVILGVTETFAAAYISSEYKDIVAFGLLVTILMFRPSGLLGKPEVEKV
- a CDS encoding high-affinity branched-chain amino acid ABC transporter permease LivM, translated to MKYSFSASFRDALIATLMTAIVVIPIFSLHLERAGTRTVIAPSWTTLIWACAAVFVVQMLKPLLAGKMPKLTLPALPKVSSGGRNVLIFVALMMAASWPFFAGRNAVDIATLAMIYVMLGLGLNVVVGFAGLLDLGFVGFYAVGAYTYALLFHWAGWSFWQALPLAGAASALFGFVLGFPVLRLRGDYLAIVTLGFGEIIRLLLTNMTSLTGGPDGISSIPKPTVFGLPMTRSPLTEDGTTFHQFFGLEFNSMHMVIFVYLMALMLAMVTLFISNRLIRMPIGRAWEALREDEIACRSLGLNPMKIKLSAFTLGAMFAGFGGAFFAARQGIVNPESFTFIESALILAIVVLGGMGSQLGVILAAIILTVLPEVAREFSEYRMLIFGLVMILMMIWRPQGLLPMKRHQVEVKS
- the livG gene encoding high-affinity branched-chain amino acid ABC transporter ATP-binding protein LivG; this encodes MSEYLLEVKDLCMRFGGLLAVDNVAFNLRPQEVFAIIGPNGAGKTTVFNCISGFYQPSAGSVVLGGKSIAGQSSHEVANHGVVRTFQNVRLFKSMTALENLLVAQHRQSRSSVLGGLFNTPGYRRSEEAKIENALQWLDVMGLRAMANREAGNLAYGHQRRLEIARCMITKPRVLMLDEPAAGLNPQEKKDLQGLIDQLRKQYGVAVLLIEHDMSLVMGVSERILVMEYGKPIAMGLPEAIRNDERVIKAYLGEA